A stretch of the Thiomicrospira pelophila DSM 1534 genome encodes the following:
- a CDS encoding ArnT family glycosyltransferase — MAQKIGLGLIFLLFVAVIYSAIGIPIMEPDAAIYAEIAREMFANHSYEITYQGDDWLDKPHLPFWLSALAYSVFGVTLFGYKLPAILASLLGLYYTYKFALRYYDLRVALLAVGVLISAEHFLLSLNDVRAEPFLMGFMAMAFYHLIVFFEDNKPRDFWLSALGAGLMIMTKGVFVLIPLFTAIFGAILLKKQFNELLRIRWYFWILITLAFTSPVIISYYLQFDAQPLKAVDLREWGVQTEVSGIRFFFWDSQFGRFFNTGPIQGEGRFDFYFHSLLWAFWPWGLLIYFATGHYLYKLAKKQPTAEFYTLFATLPMFLVFSLSSFQLPHYLNILFPFMAIMSAAYLVRFFEWSKPLRWLHLGYFWLAAGLLLAIPLIFNNFQLSLIGYLILAGIILLFSIQFINFRHFTVWIFISVSLLVNLMINIEFYPKLLEYQTSTTAARYIENHPNLKDLPIASIGVSPRAIEFNLNRNLQPIELCQSQPILILVNESKWDDFSQVCPNNMKLAEFYDYPVTRLSPEFVKPETRNQVVDRVFLVKSQP, encoded by the coding sequence ATGGCGCAAAAAATTGGCTTAGGCCTTATTTTTCTGTTATTTGTTGCCGTCATCTATTCGGCTATTGGTATTCCGATAATGGAGCCGGATGCTGCAATCTATGCGGAAATTGCGCGTGAAATGTTCGCCAACCACAGCTATGAAATAACTTATCAAGGTGATGATTGGCTTGATAAGCCGCACCTTCCATTTTGGTTGAGTGCGCTCGCCTATTCAGTTTTTGGCGTTACTTTATTTGGCTATAAGCTTCCAGCGATCCTAGCTTCATTACTCGGGCTGTATTACACCTATAAATTTGCACTTCGATATTATGATCTGCGGGTTGCGTTGCTTGCCGTTGGTGTGCTGATCAGTGCCGAACATTTTTTACTATCTCTCAACGATGTCCGGGCAGAGCCTTTTTTAATGGGCTTTATGGCTATGGCTTTTTACCACTTAATCGTTTTTTTTGAAGACAATAAACCGCGAGACTTTTGGCTATCGGCTTTAGGGGCTGGCCTAATGATTATGACTAAAGGGGTTTTTGTACTCATTCCTTTATTCACGGCTATTTTTGGTGCCATTTTATTAAAAAAACAATTCAACGAACTGCTAAGAATTCGCTGGTACTTCTGGATCCTTATTACCTTAGCCTTCACCTCACCGGTCATCATCAGTTACTACCTTCAGTTCGACGCTCAACCCTTAAAAGCCGTCGATTTACGAGAATGGGGCGTTCAAACCGAAGTATCAGGCATCAGGTTTTTCTTTTGGGACAGTCAATTTGGGCGTTTTTTTAATACCGGTCCAATCCAAGGTGAAGGCCGTTTCGACTTTTACTTCCACTCCTTACTCTGGGCATTTTGGCCTTGGGGACTATTGATCTACTTTGCTACCGGCCATTACCTATACAAGCTTGCCAAAAAACAACCTACGGCTGAGTTCTATACATTATTTGCAACACTGCCTATGTTTTTGGTGTTTTCTCTATCGAGCTTTCAACTGCCGCACTATCTAAATATTCTGTTTCCATTTATGGCGATTATGAGCGCGGCCTATTTGGTGCGTTTTTTTGAGTGGTCCAAACCGTTACGCTGGTTACACTTAGGCTATTTCTGGCTGGCCGCCGGGTTACTATTAGCGATTCCGCTTATTTTTAATAACTTTCAGCTTTCATTGATAGGTTATCTAATTCTGGCGGGCATTATTTTGCTCTTTTCAATTCAATTTATTAACTTCCGACACTTTACTGTTTGGATCTTTATCAGCGTATCTCTACTCGTCAACCTTATGATCAACATCGAGTTTTACCCTAAATTGTTGGAATATCAGACTTCAACTACAGCGGCACGCTATATTGAAAACCATCCGAACTTAAAAGATTTGCCTATAGCGAGTATTGGCGTCTCGCCACGAGCCATAGAATTCAATCTCAATCGAAATCTTCAACCTATCGAGTTGTGCCAAAGCCAACCAATACTCATTTTAGTGAATGAGTCCAAATGGGATGATTTTAGCCAGGTTTGCCCTAACAACATGAAGCTTGCTGAGTTTTACGACTACCCTGTTACGCGTTTGAGTCCGGAGTTTGTAAAACCTGAAACCCGTAATCAAGTCGTAGATCGCGTGTTTTTAGTGAAAAGTCAGCCTTAA
- a CDS encoding acyloxyacyl hydrolase produces MTMNIQFRKPLILSSILAFFLSLQTVSVSAADLGGVLWRGATYATLAGLGYTNAFRTDSFRLSFGGYTEHDAFQIEANFRYDLDEALDITKNISIKPFLDVNYSSWQMTTGEGDTISLTNKGNAFGIAPGFRFEWPTVLFVFDFIDVRAGISLLAPTKLENKDGSVREFGGNFTFSEQFAIGGYFSDAKAWEWQLGIQHHSNHNIYEKNNGIEFYNLTFGYNY; encoded by the coding sequence ATGACAATGAATATTCAATTTCGTAAGCCCTTGATTCTTTCAAGTATTCTGGCTTTTTTCCTATCCCTGCAAACTGTATCCGTATCAGCTGCTGATCTTGGTGGTGTTCTATGGCGTGGAGCGACCTATGCCACACTAGCGGGTTTAGGCTACACCAATGCGTTTAGAACCGACTCATTTCGCTTGTCATTTGGTGGCTACACCGAACATGATGCCTTCCAAATCGAAGCCAACTTTCGTTACGACTTAGATGAAGCACTTGATATAACAAAAAATATCAGCATCAAACCTTTTTTGGATGTCAACTATTCGTCTTGGCAAATGACCACAGGCGAAGGAGATACTATTTCCCTGACCAATAAAGGAAATGCATTTGGGATTGCTCCTGGTTTTCGGTTTGAATGGCCAACAGTGTTATTCGTATTCGATTTTATCGACGTACGCGCTGGCATTAGCCTTTTGGCTCCGACCAAACTGGAAAATAAGGATGGCTCGGTTCGTGAATTCGGTGGAAACTTCACCTTTTCCGAACAGTTTGCCATCGGTGGCTATTTCTCTGATGCTAAAGCTTGGGAGTGGCAACTTGGTATCCAGCATCACTCGAACCATAACATCTACGAAAAAAACAACGGTATCGAGTTTTATAACTTAACATTCGGCTATAACTACTAA
- the hldE gene encoding bifunctional D-glycero-beta-D-manno-heptose-7-phosphate kinase/D-glycero-beta-D-manno-heptose 1-phosphate adenylyltransferase HldE yields the protein MTRDFSNAKLLVVGDVMLDQYWTGQAQRISPEAPVPVVKVSGNEMRAGGAANVALNIAALGAQVHLMGIVGKDVSAEQLNQVLERAEVSRDWVYSDSGTICKLRVLSHHQQLIRMDFEKPVEAQCARELATQVGLKVGEFDALVLSDYAKGALQFIEPMIQAAREAGVPVLIDPKGDDFSRYRGATLVKPNQGEFERIVGVCSDESNLLMKAEQLIQDLDLEALLVTRSEHGMALVTKQSKPYMLKSQAQEVFDVTGAGDTVMATLATAKAAGLSWQNATQLANAAASIVVRKVGTSTVSKAELDNYLQSTLRHKGYVAPSEDELLSLVQAAQDQGEKVVFTNGCFDILHSGHVRYLNEAARLGERLIVAVNSDESVSELKGPSRPIVPLDSRMELLAALSCVDWVLPFSEDTPERLICKLKPDVLVKGGDYQPEQIAGAQCVWDAGGQVEVLSFWDGFSTSNIVERIAQSEDTK from the coding sequence ATGACACGAGATTTTTCGAATGCAAAACTACTGGTCGTAGGTGACGTTATGCTTGACCAGTACTGGACTGGACAAGCTCAGCGTATTTCGCCGGAGGCCCCCGTGCCGGTAGTGAAGGTGTCCGGTAACGAAATGCGTGCCGGTGGGGCCGCCAACGTCGCCCTTAATATCGCTGCTCTGGGTGCTCAGGTTCATTTAATGGGTATTGTCGGGAAGGATGTTTCCGCAGAGCAGCTAAATCAGGTACTTGAGCGCGCTGAAGTTAGTCGTGATTGGGTTTACAGTGATAGCGGAACAATCTGTAAATTGCGAGTATTGAGTCATCACCAGCAGTTGATCCGTATGGATTTTGAAAAGCCTGTTGAAGCTCAATGTGCACGTGAGCTGGCAACGCAAGTGGGATTAAAAGTAGGTGAATTTGACGCCCTAGTGTTATCAGACTATGCCAAAGGCGCGTTGCAATTTATTGAACCGATGATTCAAGCCGCTCGCGAAGCGGGCGTTCCGGTTTTGATTGATCCAAAAGGTGATGACTTTTCACGATATCGTGGTGCGACCTTGGTGAAGCCTAATCAGGGCGAGTTCGAACGAATTGTGGGGGTTTGCTCAGATGAATCCAACCTGTTGATGAAGGCTGAGCAACTGATTCAAGATTTAGATTTAGAGGCGTTGCTTGTGACACGAAGTGAACATGGCATGGCCTTGGTTACAAAGCAGTCGAAGCCTTACATGCTTAAATCACAGGCGCAAGAAGTATTCGATGTGACGGGTGCTGGTGATACAGTTATGGCGACCTTGGCTACGGCTAAAGCTGCAGGGTTAAGTTGGCAGAATGCCACCCAGTTAGCTAATGCGGCGGCGAGTATTGTTGTTCGCAAAGTGGGCACATCAACGGTTTCAAAAGCTGAACTCGACAATTACTTGCAGAGCACTTTGCGTCATAAAGGTTATGTAGCACCTAGTGAAGATGAACTGCTTTCTTTGGTTCAAGCCGCTCAAGATCAAGGTGAGAAGGTAGTGTTTACTAACGGTTGTTTTGATATTTTGCACTCTGGTCATGTGCGCTATTTAAACGAAGCCGCTAGGCTCGGTGAGCGTTTAATTGTTGCCGTGAATTCAGATGAGTCAGTCAGTGAACTTAAAGGCCCGTCTCGCCCTATTGTGCCATTAGACAGTCGGATGGAGTTACTGGCCGCATTGAGTTGTGTCGATTGGGTATTACCATTTTCTGAAGATACGCCTGAGCGATTGATTTGTAAGCTTAAACCTGATGTTTTAGTGAAAGGTGGCGATTATCAGCCTGAACAAATAGCCGGTGCTCAATGTGTTTGGGACGCAGGGGGGCAGGTTGAGGTTTTATCCTTTTGGGATGGCTTTTCGACCAGTAATATTGTTGAGCGTATTGCACAATCTGAGGATACGAAGTGA
- a CDS encoding D-sedoheptulose-7-phosphate isomerase translates to MIDYQHVKLTHQQAIDSVFDQQAKIDQLVESVVNSLKNGGKVLWCGNGGSAADAQHMAAEFMVRYVKNRRPLASIALTTDSSILTAHANDFEFESVFARQVEALAKPGDVLMSLSTSGNSRNVVLAQQQAKKMGVFCAALTGANPSVLSAEADLAFQVNSSETARIQEAHSLISHLLCEGLDQVFS, encoded by the coding sequence GTGATAGATTATCAGCACGTCAAACTAACACACCAGCAAGCAATTGACTCGGTTTTTGATCAGCAAGCAAAGATTGATCAACTGGTAGAAAGTGTTGTGAACAGTCTGAAAAATGGCGGCAAGGTACTTTGGTGTGGAAATGGAGGGAGTGCCGCCGACGCACAACATATGGCGGCAGAGTTTATGGTGCGATATGTCAAAAACCGTCGCCCTTTGGCTTCAATTGCATTAACCACCGACAGCTCAATATTGACCGCACATGCGAATGACTTTGAATTCGAAAGTGTCTTTGCACGTCAAGTTGAGGCACTTGCCAAGCCGGGTGATGTGTTAATGAGTTTATCGACTTCCGGCAATAGCCGCAATGTTGTGCTGGCTCAGCAACAAGCCAAAAAAATGGGGGTGTTTTGTGCCGCCTTAACGGGTGCAAACCCCAGTGTACTTTCTGCTGAAGCGGACCTGGCTTTCCAGGTTAACTCAAGCGAAACAGCACGTATTCAAGAAGCGCATAGCTTAATTAGTCACTTGTTGTGTGAGGGCCTAGACCAGGTTTTTTCATAG
- the glk gene encoding glucokinase encodes MLILAGDIGGTRSRLQAFDASSSSYWFEAVYDSASFASLTDIILHFSQKHQIHQYEYACLGLPGPIQQRRVNLTNLPWQVDADQLQSDCSIQTVQFINDFQAAAYGIDTLSSDQLVSLQTGQFSPRAHRLVVGAGTGLGVSPVVFEDGLYHPQASEAGHMDFAPMNADQLELLKWLWPIWPHVSYERILSGAGLETLYAFYAGLSHHNHQAWLKAEAIQQLAEQSDLIAQKTIESFVEVYGAYIGNLILLWPSYGGVYIAGGIASKIEVWMKQNGFLDAMHHKGRMRDFVQKTPVYLVTDESLGLQGASNYARTLCGQRNLKATN; translated from the coding sequence ATGTTGATTCTAGCAGGTGATATAGGCGGTACTCGATCACGGCTGCAAGCGTTTGATGCCTCGAGCTCTTCTTATTGGTTTGAGGCGGTTTACGACAGCGCGTCTTTTGCGTCCTTAACGGACATTATTCTCCATTTCTCTCAAAAACATCAGATTCATCAGTATGAGTATGCCTGCTTAGGTTTGCCCGGTCCAATTCAACAGCGTCGAGTAAATTTAACTAACTTGCCTTGGCAGGTTGATGCGGATCAACTGCAATCCGATTGTTCGATTCAGACGGTTCAATTTATTAATGATTTCCAAGCAGCGGCCTATGGCATTGATACGTTGTCTAGCGATCAGTTAGTGAGTTTGCAAACCGGTCAATTTAGCCCGCGCGCGCATCGCTTAGTTGTTGGAGCCGGGACCGGATTAGGGGTGTCGCCTGTGGTCTTCGAAGACGGGCTTTATCATCCGCAAGCTAGTGAGGCGGGGCACATGGATTTTGCCCCCATGAATGCCGACCAGCTTGAACTGCTTAAGTGGCTGTGGCCAATTTGGCCACATGTGTCTTATGAGCGCATCTTATCCGGAGCCGGTTTGGAAACCTTATATGCGTTTTATGCGGGTTTGTCGCATCATAACCACCAGGCCTGGTTGAAGGCAGAAGCCATTCAACAGCTGGCTGAACAGAGTGATTTGATTGCGCAAAAAACAATTGAAAGCTTTGTTGAGGTTTATGGTGCTTATATAGGAAATTTGATTTTATTGTGGCCGTCTTATGGCGGTGTGTATATTGCGGGGGGAATTGCGAGTAAGATAGAGGTGTGGATGAAACAAAATGGTTTTTTAGACGCGATGCATCATAAAGGTCGAATGCGTGACTTTGTGCAGAAAACTCCTGTCTATCTCGTAACGGATGAGTCACTGGGTTTACAAGGCGCATCAAATTATGCGCGTACCTTATGTGGTCAACGCAATCTAAAAGCAACCAATTAA
- the glgC gene encoding glucose-1-phosphate adenylyltransferase has translation MKNYTETKSATDLTRKTLALVLAGGEGSRLKDLTRWRAKPAVPFGGKYRIIDFVLSNCVNSGIRKIGVLTQYKAHSLIRHVQRAWSFMRYEVGEFVELLPAQQRIDKEWYKGTADALYQNLDILRRHTPEYVMVLGGDHIYSMDYSKMLVEHAASGADVTIGCIEVPRMEAGGFGVMSVDECYRITKFTEKPKDPEAMPGKPDKALASMGIYIFSTDFLFQKLIEDHDNPDSSNDFGKDIIPSIIDDWHARAYPFVDESGEPVYWRDVGTLESYWKASLDLCSITPDLNLYNRDWPIWTYQAQLPPAKFTFDDEGRRGEAIDSMVSAGCILSGARVKRSVISSGCFLHSYSLVKDSVLLPRVEVGRNCRIQNAIIDKGCVIASGTVIGENREDDAKRFYVDEHGLVLITPDMLGQSEHFIR, from the coding sequence ATGAAGAACTATACTGAAACAAAATCTGCTACCGACTTAACCCGTAAAACATTGGCACTGGTTTTAGCTGGAGGCGAAGGCAGCCGCCTAAAAGACCTAACTCGCTGGCGCGCCAAACCCGCGGTGCCGTTTGGCGGAAAGTACCGTATTATTGATTTTGTGTTGTCTAATTGTGTGAACTCCGGAATTCGCAAAATCGGTGTTCTCACCCAATATAAAGCCCATTCTTTAATCCGTCATGTTCAAAGAGCATGGAGTTTTATGCGTTATGAAGTAGGCGAGTTTGTTGAATTATTGCCGGCACAACAGCGTATCGATAAAGAATGGTACAAAGGCACGGCGGATGCGCTTTATCAAAACTTAGATATTTTGCGCCGCCATACACCGGAATATGTGATGGTGTTGGGGGGGGACCATATTTACTCAATGGACTACAGCAAAATGCTGGTCGAACACGCCGCTTCCGGTGCGGATGTGACGATTGGATGTATTGAAGTGCCGCGTATGGAAGCCGGTGGGTTTGGGGTGATGTCGGTGGATGAATGTTATCGAATTACTAAGTTTACTGAAAAACCCAAAGATCCAGAAGCCATGCCTGGCAAACCTGACAAAGCTTTGGCCTCAATGGGTATTTATATTTTCTCAACCGATTTTTTATTCCAAAAACTGATTGAAGATCATGATAATCCTGATTCTTCGAATGATTTTGGTAAAGATATTATCCCTTCAATTATTGATGATTGGCATGCGCGCGCGTATCCATTCGTCGATGAATCTGGCGAACCGGTTTATTGGCGAGATGTTGGAACACTAGAATCCTACTGGAAAGCCAGTCTGGATTTATGTTCGATCACGCCAGATTTAAATCTTTACAACCGTGATTGGCCAATATGGACCTATCAAGCCCAGTTGCCGCCAGCAAAATTCACCTTCGATGATGAAGGACGACGTGGTGAAGCGATTGATTCGATGGTGTCCGCCGGTTGTATCTTATCGGGTGCACGCGTTAAACGTTCGGTGATTTCGAGCGGTTGTTTTTTACACAGCTACAGCTTAGTTAAAGATTCGGTGTTACTGCCTAGAGTCGAAGTTGGGCGCAACTGTCGAATTCAAAACGCGATTATAGATAAGGGCTGTGTAATTGCCTCCGGCACCGTGATTGGTGAAAACCGAGAGGATGATGCCAAGCGATTTTATGTGGATGAGCATGGCTTAGTGTTGATTACACCTGATATGCTGGGTCAGTCTGAACATTTTATACGTTAA
- a CDS encoding glycoside hydrolase family 57 protein yields the protein MHQPHYRDGLDGRYRLPWVYLHAMKDYTDMVAYLETNSEAKVVVNFAPVLLEQIDDYAAKMQAWLANANPMPDDFLNLLAGVEPIPQDLEQRKILVEACQRAFAPTMIEPLPAYRHLIDMIRPFDVDSEVYENTLMYLNDGFYVDLLVWYHLAWTGVSVRQQDERIQYLLDKQKGFDLKDQRLLIEAIADNLQTVIPRYRRLMERNQIELSMTPYGHPIVPLLIDFDSMRDALPSAPAPQSPVYPGGYERACWHMEHGLEVFENHFDCKPQGVWLSEGAVSSAAIGLLDHYGIKWTASGEGVWRHSCEASHLDPHDIASKRALYQPLQHATQNCALFCRDDGLSDLIGFQYKDWNPGDAANDFAQHLNNIANFLGDKVEEHVVSVILDGENAWEYYPDNAFHFLTALYERLTHHPTIQMTTFSDALEQGVPVRHLPTLKSGSWVYGSFSTWIGDPEKNRAWDLLVEAKQAYDRVVQGGELSQSQLKQATEQLAVCEGSDWFWWFGDYNPSDSVKDFDQLYRRHIEKLYDLLNEPVPEDLTTPISQGGGVMENAGTMRRN from the coding sequence ATGCACCAACCGCACTATCGAGATGGCCTTGACGGGCGTTATCGATTGCCTTGGGTGTATTTGCATGCCATGAAAGACTACACCGACATGGTTGCATATTTAGAAACCAACTCTGAAGCCAAGGTGGTGGTGAATTTTGCGCCGGTGTTGCTCGAACAAATTGATGACTATGCCGCCAAAATGCAGGCCTGGTTGGCGAATGCAAACCCTATGCCGGATGATTTTTTAAATTTGCTCGCCGGAGTCGAACCTATTCCACAAGACTTAGAGCAACGTAAAATCTTGGTGGAAGCTTGTCAGCGTGCATTTGCGCCTACCATGATTGAGCCCTTACCGGCATATCGACATTTAATCGATATGATTCGCCCGTTCGATGTTGATAGCGAAGTTTATGAAAACACCTTAATGTACTTAAACGATGGGTTTTATGTCGATTTGTTAGTCTGGTATCACCTAGCTTGGACAGGCGTGAGTGTCCGACAGCAGGATGAACGGATTCAATACTTGTTAGATAAGCAAAAAGGGTTTGATTTAAAAGACCAGCGTTTGTTAATTGAGGCCATAGCGGATAATTTGCAGACCGTGATCCCGCGTTATCGCCGCCTGATGGAACGAAATCAAATTGAACTATCAATGACGCCTTATGGTCATCCGATTGTACCGTTATTAATTGACTTTGATTCGATGCGTGACGCCTTGCCAAGCGCACCCGCACCCCAATCTCCAGTTTATCCAGGTGGTTATGAACGCGCTTGTTGGCATATGGAGCATGGGCTGGAAGTGTTTGAAAACCATTTTGACTGCAAACCACAAGGTGTGTGGTTGTCGGAAGGTGCAGTGAGCAGCGCGGCCATTGGACTATTGGATCATTATGGTATTAAGTGGACGGCTTCTGGCGAAGGGGTGTGGCGACATTCATGCGAAGCCTCGCATTTAGATCCACACGACATTGCGTCTAAGCGTGCGTTGTATCAACCTTTGCAGCATGCGACCCAGAATTGTGCGCTGTTTTGTCGTGACGATGGCTTATCAGATTTAATCGGTTTTCAATATAAAGACTGGAACCCAGGTGATGCGGCTAACGACTTCGCCCAGCATCTCAATAATATTGCCAACTTTTTGGGCGATAAGGTCGAAGAGCATGTGGTGAGCGTCATACTCGATGGTGAAAATGCCTGGGAGTATTATCCAGACAATGCGTTTCATTTTTTAACGGCCTTATATGAACGTTTAACCCATCATCCGACTATCCAAATGACCACCTTTAGTGACGCATTGGAGCAGGGTGTGCCAGTACGCCATTTACCGACTTTAAAATCCGGTAGTTGGGTTTACGGCTCGTTTTCAACCTGGATTGGTGATCCGGAAAAAAATCGCGCTTGGGATTTATTGGTCGAAGCTAAGCAGGCTTATGATCGAGTCGTACAGGGTGGTGAATTGAGTCAATCACAACTCAAACAGGCTACCGAACAGCTTGCGGTTTGTGAAGGGTCGGATTGGTTTTGGTGGTTTGGTGATTACAATCCGAGTGATAGCGTAAAAGATTTTGATCAGCTCTATCGCCGTCATATAGAGAAACTTTATGATTTGCTTAATGAGCCTGTGCCCGAGGATTTAACAACGCCGATTTCGCAAGGGGGTGGTGTGATGGAAAATGCGGGCACTATGCGGCGTAACTGA
- the malQ gene encoding 4-alpha-glucanotransferase yields the protein MTRTVGVLLHPTSLPSGVLDYQAWLFLEWMQKAGLSIWQVLPLTAPHDDGSPYQALSAFALNPKLLPKNWQKQVDNKAFEAYLKTPPHWLENYALFMLLREEFNHQAWSAWPEAYRFRDPQALSQFAGQHVDAMRKIKKQQFYLDYLWQKLKCDANDKGIEMFGDMPIFVAYDSVDVWANPGQFKLDENLQPYVVTGVPPDYFSQTGQRWGNPHYNWPAMQQDGFSWWRQRIEHALSQFDLLRIDHFRGLESSWEIDANEPTAINGNWVKAPGEALLAFLQREFNPLPLVAEDLGIITPEVVALKQRFGLPGMSVLQFGFSGLPDNPHAPDSLVAHSVVYTGTHDNDTSLGWFKSLDPGAQNWVLSQLPVQVGDMPWPLMVAAMQSVAERVVVPMQDWLGLDSEYRMNVPGTTEKNWGWQFDWDEIPDGLEKRIYQWVKKTQRLNETQRALKQ from the coding sequence ATGACAAGAACTGTCGGAGTATTATTGCATCCCACCTCCTTGCCTAGTGGGGTACTCGACTACCAGGCCTGGTTGTTTTTGGAGTGGATGCAAAAAGCCGGTTTATCTATTTGGCAAGTGCTGCCTTTAACCGCGCCGCATGATGATGGTTCGCCATATCAAGCGCTATCGGCTTTTGCATTAAATCCTAAGCTTTTGCCTAAAAACTGGCAAAAACAAGTCGATAATAAAGCGTTTGAAGCCTATCTTAAAACCCCGCCTCACTGGCTGGAAAACTATGCTTTGTTTATGTTGTTGCGAGAAGAGTTTAACCACCAGGCCTGGTCGGCCTGGCCGGAAGCTTATCGGTTTCGAGATCCACAAGCATTAAGTCAGTTTGCAGGCCAGCATGTTGACGCGATGCGTAAGATCAAAAAACAGCAGTTTTATCTCGACTATTTATGGCAAAAATTGAAATGCGATGCGAATGATAAAGGCATAGAAATGTTTGGTGATATGCCCATTTTTGTGGCTTACGATAGTGTGGACGTTTGGGCGAATCCAGGCCAATTTAAATTAGATGAAAATCTGCAACCCTATGTGGTTACCGGCGTACCTCCCGATTATTTCTCGCAAACCGGTCAGCGTTGGGGTAATCCACATTACAACTGGCCGGCGATGCAACAAGATGGCTTCAGTTGGTGGCGACAGCGGATTGAACACGCGTTGAGCCAATTTGATCTATTAAGAATTGACCATTTTCGTGGCTTGGAGTCCAGCTGGGAAATTGATGCAAACGAACCGACGGCCATCAATGGCAACTGGGTAAAAGCGCCGGGTGAGGCTTTATTAGCTTTTTTACAGCGAGAATTTAATCCTTTGCCGCTAGTAGCGGAAGATTTAGGTATTATCACACCCGAAGTGGTGGCCTTAAAACAGCGTTTCGGTTTGCCGGGTATGTCGGTATTGCAGTTTGGGTTTAGCGGTTTGCCGGATAATCCGCATGCGCCGGATAGTCTGGTTGCGCATTCGGTGGTTTATACTGGCACACATGATAATGACACCAGTTTGGGTTGGTTTAAAAGCCTGGACCCTGGCGCGCAAAACTGGGTGTTATCCCAACTGCCAGTTCAGGTCGGTGATATGCCTTGGCCATTAATGGTGGCAGCGATGCAATCTGTTGCCGAGCGCGTGGTGGTGCCGATGCAAGATTGGTTGGGATTGGACTCAGAGTATCGTATGAATGTTCCCGGCACTACTGAAAAAAACTGGGGTTGGCAGTTTGATTGGGATGAGATTCCTGACGGCCTCGAAAAACGCATCTATCAATGGGTTAAAAAAACTCAACGTTTAAATGAAACCCAAAGAGCCTTAAAACAATGA